From a single Nicotiana tabacum cultivar K326 chromosome 8, ASM71507v2, whole genome shotgun sequence genomic region:
- the LOC107796784 gene encoding CBL-interacting serine/threonine-protein kinase 6-like, translating to MGPEEKNGVLYGKYELGRILGQGTFAKVYHSRNVVTGENIAMKVVGKEKVIKVGMMEQIKREISVMKMVKHPNIVELHEVMASKSKIYFAMEFVKGGELFEKVAKGRLREDIARGYFQQLISAIDFCHSRGVYHRDLKPENLLLDEEGNLKVTDFGLSAFSDHLRQDGLLHTTCGTPAYVAPEVIGKNGYNGATADIWSCGVILYVLIAGFLPFQDENIMAMYKKIHRGDFKCPPWFSSDARKLITRMLDPNPSTRITASKIMDSSWFKKSVPKTLRTKEEEEFGIGKAKTIESLNAFHIISLSEGFDLSPLFEEKKKTEKEQLRFATTKPASSVISKLEEVAKTTKFSLKRSDSSVRLQGQESGRKGKLRIAADIFAVTPSFLVVEVKKASGDTLEYNQFCSKELRPALKDILWTSAPENSTLA from the coding sequence ATGGGGCCAGAAGAAAAGAATGGAGTTTTGTATGGAAAATACGAGCTGGGACGAATTTTGGGTCAAGGAACTTTTGCAAAAGTGTACCATTCTCGTAACGTGGTTACAGGGGAAAATATAGCCATGAAAGTTGTGGGGAAAGAGAAGGTGATAAAAGTAGGAATGATGGAGCAAATCAAACGAGAAATCTCCGTTATGAAAATGGTGAAACACCCCAACATCGTTGAGCTTCACGAGGTTATGGCGAGTAAATCAAAGATTTACTTCGCCATGGAATTTGTTAAAGGTGGTGAATTGTTCGAGAAGGTTGCCAAAGGAAGGTTAAGAGAAGATATAGCACGTGGCTATTTTCAGCAATTGATTTCGGCTATTGATTTTTGTCATAGTCGCGGAGTTTATCATAGGGATTTAAAGCCTGAGAATTTGTTGTTAGATGAAGAAGGTAATCTTAAGGTAACAGATTTTGGGCTTAGCGCGTTTTCGGATCATTTAAGGCAAGATGGTTTGTTACATACAACTTGTGGTACCCCTGCTTATGTTGCACCTGAAGTAATTGGTAAAAATGGCTATAATGGTGCAACAGCTGATATTTGGTCATGTGGTGTAATTCTTTATGTGCTTATAGCTGGTTTTTTACCATTTCAAGATGAGAATATTATGGCTATGTATAAGAAAATTCATAGGGGTGATTTTAAGTGTCCGCCTTGGTTTTCATCAGATGCAAGAAAGTTGATAACAAGAATGTTGGATCCGAATCCGAGTACTAGAATTACTGCTTCAAAAATTATGGATTCCTCTTGGTTTAAGAAATCTGTGCCAAAGACATTGAGGACTAAGGAGGAAGAAGAATTTGGCATTGGAAAGGCGAAAACGATTGAGTCTTTAAATGCTTTTCATATCATATCTTTATCGGAGGGGTTCGATTTGTCACCTTTGTTCGAGGAAAAGAAGAAGACGGAGAAAGAACAATTGAGGTTTGCAACAACAAAACCAGCTAGTAGTGTGATATCAAAGCTAGAGGAAGTGGCGAAGACGACGAAATTCAGTTTAAAGAGGAGTGATTCTAGTGTTAGATTGCAAGGGCAAGAGAGTGGGAGAAAAGGGAAATTAAGAATTGCTGCTGATATATTTGCTGTGACACCTTCATTTTTGGTTGTGGAAGTGAAGAAAGCAAGTGGTGATACATTGGAGTACAACCAGTTTTGCAGCAAAGAGCTTAGGCCAGCTCTTAAGGATATTCTTTGGACATCAGCACCTGAGAACTCAACTCTTGCTTGA